The sequence below is a genomic window from Thalassomonas haliotis.
AGTCGCTGGCGCTGGATATCCAGAGGCAAAAACTGCTTATCGCTGATTTGCAGCGCCAGGTGGATGCCCTGTCAATTACCTCGCCGGTCAACGGCATCATAGGCAACTTAAGCACAGACAATAAAACCTTTTTAAGCAAAAACCAGCCGATCCTCACGGTAGTGGATTTATCCCGGTTTGAAGTGCAAGTAGAAATTCCCGAAAGCTACGCCGATGACCTGGCCATAGGCATGGACGTGGCCATCAGTTTTGAACAGCAGAGTTACCGCGCCCGTCTGGTGACAATTTCTCCCGAAATCCTGAACAACCAAGTAACCGGGCGGGTGCGTTTTACCGATGACCCCCCGGGCAGTTTGCGCCAGAACCAGCGCCTGACCACACAAATTATCTTAGATCACAAAGAGCAGATCCTGCAGGTGCCGCGCGGACAGTTTATCGAAAGCGGCGGCGGTAAATTTGCCTACAAGGTCAGCGATGGCCTGGCACAGAAAACACCGATAATCACGGGCGCCCGCAGTTTATCAAGGATAGAAATTCTTGATGGCTTAAGCGAAGGGGAGCAGATCATTATCTCGGGCACAGACATCTTTAAATCCGCAGAGCAGGTGCTGTTAAGCCAGTAACGCCCTTTGTCATAAAAAAAAACAAACAAGAAGCCAAAGCACGGGCGCTGTAACCAAGCGCAGCAGCCCGAAGGCCAGCCATCCCCTTAAAACAGGAATCACACTATGTTGACCATGAATAATATTTGCAAAGTCTTTCAAACCTCGGATGTCCAGACCCATGCGCTGCGGGATTTTAACCTGACCGTCAATGAAGGAGATTTCCTCAGTGTCACCGGCCCGTCGGGTTCGGGAAAAACCACCTTTTTAAATATTGCCGGTTTGCTGGAAACCTATACCAGCGGCGAGTTCCTGCTCGACGGCGAAGATGTCGGCAAGCTAAACGACAACGGCCGATCCCGCTTCAGGAATGAAAAAATCGGTTTTATTTTCCAGGGCTTTAACCTGATTGCCGACCTCAACCTTTACGACAATGTTGATGTTCCCTTGCGCTACCGGGGCTTTAACGCCAAAGAGCGCAAGCGCCGCATTGAAGAGAACCTGGAGCGGGTTGGTCTTTCATCCCGGATGAAACATTTACCCGCCCAGCTCTCCGGCGGACAGCAGCAAAGGGTGGCCATCGCCCGGGCACTGGCAACCGACCCCAGGTTTTTGCTGGCGGATGAACCCACAGGCAACCTGGATACCG
It includes:
- a CDS encoding ABC transporter ATP-binding protein; the protein is MLTMNNICKVFQTSDVQTHALRDFNLTVNEGDFLSVTGPSGSGKTTFLNIAGLLETYTSGEFLLDGEDVGKLNDNGRSRFRNEKIGFIFQGFNLIADLNLYDNVDVPLRYRGFNAKERKRRIEENLERVGLSSRMKHLPAQLSGGQQQRVAIARALATDPRFLLADEPTGNLDTDMARGVMKLLEEINRQGTTIIMVTHDSELAQRSGRTIQVKDGRVSEPAVFNQKAIA